From the genome of Opisthocomus hoazin isolate bOpiHoa1 chromosome 8, bOpiHoa1.hap1, whole genome shotgun sequence, one region includes:
- the IL22 gene encoding interleukin-22, with translation MHSLQTLTKSFSAWVIFCCCCCLPLLLTSPLPPKGPGLASTSHHACRLRKINFQQPYIRNRTYTLAKMARVSDQDTDNRFIGQQLYVNVRENNRCYMMKRIVETVVKDVLLTEVKDRYPYVGEVAQFLASLTSELSRCKFSGQKEHMEKNLEEMKSKMKQLGENGKTKAIGELDLLFDYIENACTDTPKKGVNKKKN, from the exons ATGCACTCTCTGCAGACCTTGACCAAGAGCTTCTCAGCATGGGtcatcttctgctgctgttgctgtctccCTCTTCTTCTCACCAGCCCTCTGCCTCCAAAAGGGCCAGGATTGGCTTCTACTTCCCATCATGCCTGCAGGCTTAGGAAGATCAACTTCCAGCAGCCCTACATCAGGAATCGCACCTACACCTTGGCTAAAATG GCCAGGGTCTCGGACCAGGACACGGACAACAGATTCATTGGGCAGCAGCTCTATGTTAATGTCAGA GAAAACAACCGCTGCTACATGATGAAGAGGATTGTGGAGACTGTAGTGAAAGATGTCCTCCTCACTGAGGTCAAGGACCGGTACCCATATGTTGGGGAGGTGGCACAGTTCTTGGCATCCCTGACCTCGGAGCTGAGCAGATGT aaaTTCTCAGGACAAAAAGAGCACATGGAAAAGAACCTGGAAGAAATGAAGAGCAAAATGAAACAG TTGGGAGAGAATGGAAAGACTAAAGCCATTGGAGAACTGGATTTACTGTTTGACTACATAGAAAATGCTTGCACTGATACCCCAAAGAAGGGAGTgaacaagaagaaaaactga